From Deferrisoma camini S3R1, the proteins below share one genomic window:
- a CDS encoding corrinoid protein, translating into MAVQDVFQAVVDFEDEKVPELVRAELDGGTPVETVLNEGLIAAMDFVGKKFSEGEMFVPEMLMAAQAMKAGLEVLRPLLAQAEAQPKGTVVIGTVQGDLHDIGKNLVAMMLEGAGFRVVDLGVDVAPSRFLEAAQESGAQIVCMSALLTTTMPRMGETVSAIREQGLPLKTMVGGAPVTEEFAHRIGADGYSDDAPGAVELARRLVAA; encoded by the coding sequence ATGGCGGTTCAGGACGTGTTTCAGGCGGTGGTGGACTTCGAGGACGAGAAGGTGCCCGAGCTGGTGAGGGCGGAACTGGACGGCGGCACCCCGGTCGAGACGGTCTTGAACGAGGGCTTGATCGCGGCCATGGACTTCGTGGGCAAGAAGTTCAGCGAAGGGGAGATGTTCGTGCCCGAGATGCTCATGGCGGCCCAGGCCATGAAGGCCGGGCTCGAGGTGCTGCGGCCGCTGCTGGCCCAGGCCGAGGCCCAGCCCAAGGGGACCGTGGTGATCGGAACCGTGCAGGGGGACCTCCACGACATCGGGAAGAACCTGGTGGCCATGATGCTCGAAGGCGCCGGCTTTCGCGTGGTCGACCTGGGCGTGGACGTGGCCCCAAGCCGGTTCCTGGAGGCGGCCCAGGAGAGCGGGGCCCAGATCGTGTGCATGTCGGCTCTGCTGACCACCACGATGCCCCGCATGGGGGAGACCGTGTCCGCCATCCGGGAGCAGGGGCTGCCCCTGAAGACCATGGTGGGAGGAGCCCCGGTGACCGAGGAGTTCGCCCACAGGATCGGCGCGGACGGGTACAGCGACGACGCGCCGGGCGCGGTGGAGCTGGCCCGACGGCTCGTGGCCGCGTGA
- a CDS encoding HEAT repeat domain-containing protein: protein MEPVASAENRLILPEVRIEAALAGLHRAVAGRQFYPAGHPQLAGILTQGYRAWRDAEEDYRWEDPGLEYRSGGFWFGETPLGARNPAVLGLARLWGRHGLQRLRVHKSCSRDAYEHLVDLLAASPDTLRPQGGLANLWSRSPYAAQLEIVAAHAVAGPDRPRSRQQARAWGQALPPERIPQALADPLLEARWGALGKRGPRERRILDLLMRLSHETDVPRFLELLQEIARFVVDYAEVQRFREAYDVVLFLFREAQGLEALGEEIRRDYLLETIRMLVRGEFLSWLIGRVTGEASEADAEAGAYVLRTLGESAVIPLINALVAEKRRPGRRRLIEILVAVGDPVVPTALRMLEDQRWYVVRNMVTILGGIGSPEALRGVVRASADPDPRVRREAARMLGRADLAETEERIRELLDDPDPSVRLMAISAAAARGSEAMVEALWRLYDRISLRSPHWDLKPAVLRALGRIGHRDSLPRLVRIARKRPWLCRRRRNALRAAALQALGDMGGEEALEVLSAFVDGPEPELRAVARRALAAARDGGSEP, encoded by the coding sequence ATGGAACCCGTTGCGTCGGCAGAAAACCGTCTGATCCTCCCCGAGGTCCGGATCGAGGCCGCCCTGGCCGGCCTCCACCGGGCGGTGGCCGGCCGTCAGTTCTACCCGGCCGGCCACCCCCAACTGGCGGGGATCCTGACCCAGGGGTACCGGGCGTGGCGGGACGCCGAGGAGGACTACCGCTGGGAGGACCCCGGCCTGGAGTACCGGAGCGGGGGCTTTTGGTTCGGGGAGACCCCCCTGGGCGCCCGCAACCCCGCGGTGCTCGGGTTGGCCCGCCTCTGGGGGCGCCACGGCCTCCAGCGCCTGCGGGTGCACAAATCCTGCTCCCGCGACGCTTACGAGCACCTCGTGGACCTGTTGGCCGCCAGCCCGGACACCCTGCGGCCCCAAGGCGGCCTCGCCAATCTGTGGTCCCGGAGCCCTTACGCGGCCCAGCTGGAGATCGTGGCGGCCCACGCCGTGGCCGGCCCCGACCGACCCAGGTCCCGGCAGCAGGCCCGGGCGTGGGGCCAGGCCCTGCCTCCGGAGCGGATCCCCCAGGCCCTGGCCGACCCCCTGCTCGAGGCCCGATGGGGAGCCCTGGGCAAACGGGGCCCGAGGGAACGGCGGATCCTGGACCTGCTGATGCGGCTGTCCCACGAGACTGACGTGCCCCGGTTCCTGGAGCTCCTCCAGGAGATCGCCCGGTTCGTGGTGGATTACGCGGAGGTGCAACGGTTCCGGGAGGCCTACGACGTGGTCCTGTTCCTGTTCCGGGAGGCGCAGGGCCTGGAAGCCCTGGGAGAGGAGATCCGGCGGGACTACCTGCTGGAAACGATCCGCATGCTGGTGCGGGGGGAGTTCCTGTCCTGGCTCATCGGCCGGGTCACGGGCGAGGCGTCCGAGGCCGACGCCGAGGCCGGAGCCTACGTGCTCCGAACCCTCGGGGAGTCGGCCGTGATCCCCTTGATCAACGCCCTGGTGGCCGAGAAACGCCGCCCGGGCCGGCGGCGGCTGATCGAGATCCTGGTGGCCGTGGGAGACCCTGTCGTGCCGACGGCCCTGCGGATGCTCGAGGATCAACGGTGGTACGTGGTGCGCAACATGGTGACGATCCTGGGGGGCATCGGGTCGCCCGAGGCCCTGCGGGGAGTGGTTCGGGCGAGCGCGGATCCGGATCCGCGGGTGCGGCGGGAGGCCGCCCGCATGCTCGGCCGGGCCGACCTGGCTGAGACCGAGGAGCGGATCCGGGAGCTCCTGGACGACCCCGATCCCTCGGTGCGGCTCATGGCCATCTCGGCGGCCGCGGCTCGGGGCTCCGAGGCCATGGTCGAGGCCCTGTGGCGGCTCTACGACCGGATCTCGCTGCGCTCCCCCCACTGGGACCTGAAACCCGCCGTGCTCCGGGCGCTGGGCCGGATCGGCCACCGCGACTCCCTGCCCCGGCTCGTGCGCATCGCTCGCAAGAGGCCGTGGCTGTGCAGACGGCGCCGCAACGCCCTGCGGGCGGCCGCCCTGCAGGCGCTGGGCGACATGGGCGG
- a CDS encoding penicillin-binding protein 1A: MGRAARWGLFAVLFAAAAAGGAAWVLRGVLADLPDATALRRYRPALTTTVWSRDGVLLAELYQERRKPVQVDTLPSHVIRAFLAAEDSGFFSHEGVDPAGILRAAWTNLRAGRVVQGGSTITQQVAKSLLLSPERSLRRKIREAVLAIRIERDLSKEEILHLYLNQIYLGHGAYGVESASEVYFGISAQELSLAQAALLAGLPQAPSRYDPYRHPERALERRRYVLGRMAEEGWIGRDEAEAAAAEPLELAGYENPFPRVAPYYAEHVRRILQARYGEKALLRGGLRVVVAMDSRLQAAAQKALRQGLEAVDRRAGFRGPLGHRPPADPGPFGRGPAPSAGDRVRCLVKEIGKDGATVLAGGAEIPLPLDGMAWALRRGRSPADLLAPGDVVLCEIEGDPEGGLRAALVQEPEVEGALVCLDPHTGEVLALVGGYEFGRSQFNRAVQARRQPGSALKPLIYAAALAKGYTPATLIYDTPVVYESPDLPEKWKPHNYSERFYGATTLREALVRSRNVVTVKVLQDIGVRYAVGFLKGLGLRAEIAPDLSLALGSPAVSPLDLAAVYTALPAAGVRHDPVFVLRVEDRDGRVLDAFEPAEGERVLSPQLAYVVTDMMKGVVREGTGRAVRALGRPAAGKTGTTNDYRDAWFVGFTPERLAVVWVGYDDNRSLGRRETGGRAAAPVWLAFMKEALAGRPVSDFPVPPGVEFARVDARTGRLAGPDARKTFTAAFVQGTAPSAAAEPAPTEAAAPASMGRALDPKDPAALELLR; encoded by the coding sequence ATGGGTAGAGCGGCCCGCTGGGGCCTTTTCGCCGTGTTGTTCGCCGCGGCCGCGGCCGGCGGCGCCGCGTGGGTCCTCCGGGGCGTCCTGGCCGACCTGCCCGACGCCACCGCCCTGCGCCGATACCGGCCGGCCCTGACCACCACGGTCTGGAGCCGGGACGGGGTGCTCCTGGCCGAGCTGTACCAGGAGCGGCGCAAGCCGGTCCAGGTGGACACCCTCCCCTCCCACGTGATCCGCGCCTTTCTCGCGGCTGAGGACAGCGGGTTCTTCTCCCACGAGGGCGTGGACCCCGCCGGGATCCTCCGGGCCGCCTGGACCAACCTGCGTGCCGGCCGGGTCGTCCAGGGGGGAAGCACCATCACCCAGCAGGTGGCCAAGTCGCTGCTGCTCAGCCCCGAACGGAGCCTGCGCCGGAAGATCCGGGAGGCGGTGCTGGCGATCCGGATCGAGCGGGACCTCTCCAAGGAAGAGATTCTGCACCTGTATCTGAACCAGATCTACCTCGGGCACGGGGCCTACGGGGTGGAGTCCGCCTCTGAGGTCTATTTCGGCATTTCCGCGCAAGAGTTGAGCCTGGCCCAGGCGGCCCTGCTGGCGGGCCTGCCCCAGGCCCCCAGCCGGTACGACCCCTACCGGCACCCCGAGCGCGCCCTGGAGCGGCGCCGGTACGTGCTGGGGCGCATGGCCGAGGAGGGGTGGATCGGCCGGGACGAGGCCGAGGCGGCCGCCGCAGAGCCCCTCGAGCTGGCAGGGTACGAGAATCCGTTTCCCCGGGTGGCGCCCTACTACGCGGAGCACGTCCGCAGGATCCTGCAGGCCCGCTACGGCGAGAAGGCACTTCTGCGGGGGGGGCTGCGGGTGGTGGTGGCCATGGACTCCCGGCTCCAGGCCGCGGCCCAGAAGGCCCTTCGGCAAGGGTTGGAGGCCGTGGACCGGCGGGCCGGGTTTCGGGGCCCCCTCGGCCACCGGCCCCCGGCCGATCCCGGCCCGTTCGGCCGGGGGCCGGCCCCCTCCGCCGGGGACCGGGTCCGGTGCCTGGTGAAGGAGATCGGGAAAGACGGGGCGACCGTGCTGGCCGGGGGCGCCGAGATCCCCCTGCCACTCGACGGCATGGCCTGGGCCCTCCGGCGGGGGCGCAGTCCGGCCGACCTGCTGGCCCCCGGCGACGTGGTCCTGTGCGAGATCGAAGGGGATCCCGAGGGGGGGCTGAGGGCGGCCCTGGTCCAGGAGCCGGAGGTGGAGGGGGCCCTGGTGTGCCTCGACCCCCACACCGGTGAGGTGCTGGCGTTGGTGGGGGGGTATGAGTTCGGCCGCAGTCAGTTCAACCGGGCGGTTCAGGCCCGGCGCCAGCCCGGCTCGGCCCTGAAGCCGCTGATCTACGCGGCGGCCCTGGCCAAGGGGTACACCCCGGCCACCCTGATCTACGACACGCCGGTGGTGTACGAGTCACCCGATCTGCCCGAGAAGTGGAAACCCCACAACTACTCGGAGCGGTTCTACGGGGCCACCACCCTGCGGGAGGCCCTGGTGCGGTCGCGCAACGTCGTCACGGTGAAGGTGCTCCAGGACATCGGGGTGAGGTATGCCGTGGGGTTCCTGAAGGGGCTGGGGCTTCGGGCCGAGATCGCTCCCGACCTGTCGCTGGCCCTGGGGTCTCCGGCCGTGAGCCCCCTGGATCTCGCCGCGGTGTACACGGCGCTGCCGGCGGCGGGGGTGCGCCACGACCCCGTGTTCGTGCTGCGGGTGGAGGACCGGGACGGTCGGGTGCTCGATGCGTTCGAGCCGGCCGAGGGGGAGCGGGTCCTGAGCCCCCAGTTGGCCTACGTGGTCACCGACATGATGAAGGGGGTCGTGCGCGAGGGCACCGGCCGGGCCGTGCGGGCCCTGGGCCGGCCCGCCGCCGGCAAGACCGGCACCACCAACGACTACCGCGACGCCTGGTTCGTGGGGTTCACGCCCGAGCGGCTGGCCGTGGTCTGGGTCGGGTACGACGACAACCGGAGCCTAGGCCGCAGGGAGACCGGGGGGCGGGCCGCGGCCCCGGTGTGGCTGGCGTTCATGAAGGAGGCCCTGGCGGGCCGGCCGGTCTCGGACTTTCCCGTGCCCCCGGGGGTCGAGTTCGCCCGGGTGGATGCCCGTACCGGCCGGCTGGCCGGACCGGACGCCCGCAAGACCTTTACCGCGGCCTTCGTCCAGGGCACGGCTCCGTCGGCCGCGGCCGAACCCGCCCCGACCGAGGCCGCGGCCCCGGCCTCCATGGGACGGGCCCTCGATCCCAAGGACCCGGCCGCCCTGGAGCTGCTGCGATGA
- a CDS encoding GAF domain-containing sensor histidine kinase, translating to MESAAQSSSSDVLTLHRRALLALNDMNIALHEARSLDELLHVLVVKAFEGLGFDRGLIYMVEGEYLRVAAAIDLIRMEHGGVIRRRIGYDMTRENSVEIEALRTRRLIHVRDARRDPRVSPKFRYATSNTPEYCAVPILGRTEPIGVLTIDKFYSREPIRDTEEFFLEIFARQIGVAIESLRWSRELETLVEEKSREVLRLQMFLETVFRNLPAAIVTMDAQGRLTAANPAARALLDLPEITGPRSVSSLPEPARSRASPVLDLLEQCLRGRPVRERSVRLPGAPLRLLSVSTAPLQGGAGDPVGAVAIGADVTEKVKIDETLQRMDRLSALGTLAAGVAHEIRNPLAGVSGLVQILQGRLADVDPRGRLVEKIIEEIGRLNHIVRDLLQFSRQGRSGLEVFDPAGLIDRVLLLCRRDLESRKIWVRREVPTAVPPIRGEVPRIQQALLNLVLNAAHAMRGGGELTLSIQPVPVSPEDLEGLWRWIRGGEVSDGAPRAVVLSVRDTGEGMPEEVLNRVFHPFFTTKRDGTGLGLYIVHRIVEEHSGVVLAESQVGQGSVFHLVLPVAERDGGAP from the coding sequence ATGGAGTCTGCTGCCCAGAGCTCATCAAGCGACGTTCTGACCCTGCACCGCCGGGCCCTTCTCGCCCTCAACGACATGAACATCGCCTTGCACGAGGCTCGGAGCCTGGACGAACTCCTCCACGTGCTCGTGGTCAAGGCGTTCGAGGGGCTCGGGTTCGACCGGGGCCTGATCTACATGGTCGAGGGCGAGTACCTGCGGGTGGCGGCCGCGATCGACCTCATCCGCATGGAGCACGGGGGGGTGATCCGCCGACGGATCGGGTACGACATGACCCGGGAGAACTCGGTGGAGATCGAGGCCCTGCGGACCCGCCGCCTGATCCACGTGCGCGACGCCCGTCGCGATCCCCGCGTATCCCCCAAGTTTCGGTACGCCACCAGCAACACCCCCGAGTACTGCGCCGTGCCGATCCTCGGTCGCACGGAGCCGATCGGGGTGCTCACGATCGACAAGTTCTACTCCCGCGAGCCGATCCGCGACACCGAGGAGTTCTTCCTGGAGATCTTCGCCCGGCAGATCGGGGTGGCGATCGAGAGCCTGCGCTGGAGCCGGGAGCTGGAGACCCTGGTGGAGGAGAAGAGCCGGGAGGTGCTTCGGCTCCAGATGTTCCTGGAGACCGTGTTCCGGAACCTGCCCGCCGCGATCGTCACGATGGACGCCCAGGGCCGGCTCACGGCCGCCAACCCTGCGGCGCGGGCCCTTCTGGACCTTCCGGAGATCACGGGGCCCCGCTCCGTGTCGAGCCTGCCCGAGCCGGCACGGTCCCGCGCCTCCCCGGTCCTCGACCTGCTGGAGCAGTGTTTGCGGGGGCGTCCGGTGCGGGAGCGCTCCGTGCGCCTGCCGGGTGCCCCCCTGCGGCTCCTGAGCGTGTCCACAGCCCCCCTGCAGGGAGGGGCCGGGGACCCCGTGGGGGCCGTGGCCATCGGCGCCGACGTGACCGAGAAGGTGAAGATCGACGAGACGCTGCAGCGGATGGACCGGCTGTCCGCCCTGGGCACCCTGGCCGCCGGCGTGGCCCACGAGATCCGAAACCCCCTGGCCGGGGTGAGCGGCCTGGTGCAGATCCTGCAGGGGCGTCTCGCAGACGTGGACCCCCGGGGCCGGCTGGTGGAGAAGATCATCGAGGAGATCGGCCGGCTCAACCACATCGTGCGGGACCTGCTCCAGTTCTCGCGGCAGGGCCGGTCGGGGCTGGAGGTGTTCGACCCCGCCGGCCTGATCGACCGGGTGCTGCTCCTGTGCAGGCGGGACCTGGAGTCCCGCAAGATCTGGGTCCGGCGCGAGGTGCCCACGGCCGTGCCCCCCATCCGGGGCGAGGTCCCTCGGATCCAGCAGGCCCTGTTGAATCTCGTGCTCAACGCGGCCCATGCGATGCGCGGCGGCGGCGAGCTCACCTTGTCGATCCAGCCGGTTCCGGTGTCTCCGGAGGACCTGGAGGGGCTGTGGCGGTGGATCCGGGGCGGCGAGGTCTCGGACGGGGCTCCGAGGGCGGTGGTGCTGTCGGTCCGGGACACGGGGGAGGGCATGCCCGAGGAGGTGCTGAACCGGGTGTTCCACCCCTTCTTCACCACCAAGCGGGACGGCACGGGGCTCGGTCTGTACATCGTCCATCGGATCGTCGAGGAGCACTCGGGGGTGGTCCTGGCGGAGAGTCAGGTGGGGCAGGGGAGCGTGTTCCACCTGGTGCTGCCCGTGGCGGAGCGCGACGGAGGCGCCCCATGA
- a CDS encoding sigma-54-dependent transcriptional regulator, with the protein MTRILVIDDEESIRMTLEEGLGAEGHEVLSAPDATRGQRVLKREPVDLVIQDLMLPDAAGLDLLAWIRREVPEVPVVVITAFGSVETAVQAVKMGAYDFLEKPFDLDHVRLVASRALESGALARRVGQFERCHLASFNPDEVIRESPAMREVMGRARRAARSPSATVLITGETGTGKEVVARTIHFLSPRAANPLFEVNCAAIPATLLESEFFGHEKGAFTGARTGRKGLLEEADGSTLLLDEVGEMPLDLQAKLLRFLEDGTVRRVGSARPRRVDVRIVAMTNRDLEARVADGSFRADLFYRLNVVPIHVPPLRERAEDVGPLLRFFVRRTSVTIGRRPPEVHDDVVRALQRYPWPGNVRELRNLVERILLLEDVGDELLPAHLPAEFRGRGGPEGPPAEAPDELPAFSEAHDALTRRLLTRALGQAEGNITRASQLLRIDRATFRYHARRLGVPLAPRAPARGDSPGGEISPA; encoded by the coding sequence ATGACGCGAATCCTGGTGATCGACGACGAGGAGTCCATCCGCATGACCCTGGAGGAGGGGCTCGGGGCCGAGGGGCACGAGGTCCTCTCCGCTCCGGACGCCACCCGGGGGCAACGGGTCCTGAAGCGGGAACCGGTGGACCTGGTGATCCAGGACCTGATGCTCCCCGACGCCGCGGGCCTCGACCTGTTGGCCTGGATCCGGCGGGAGGTCCCCGAGGTGCCGGTGGTGGTGATCACCGCGTTCGGCTCCGTGGAGACGGCCGTGCAGGCCGTGAAGATGGGGGCGTACGACTTCCTGGAGAAGCCCTTCGACCTGGACCACGTGCGTCTGGTGGCCTCTCGGGCCCTGGAGAGCGGGGCCTTGGCCCGTCGCGTGGGCCAGTTCGAACGGTGCCACCTGGCGAGCTTCAACCCCGACGAGGTCATCCGGGAGAGCCCGGCGATGAGGGAGGTGATGGGCCGGGCTCGCCGGGCGGCGCGGAGCCCGTCGGCCACCGTGCTGATCACCGGCGAGACCGGCACGGGCAAGGAGGTGGTGGCCCGCACGATCCACTTCCTGAGCCCCCGGGCCGCAAACCCCCTGTTCGAGGTCAACTGTGCCGCCATCCCGGCCACGCTCCTGGAGTCGGAGTTCTTCGGGCACGAAAAGGGGGCGTTCACCGGGGCCCGCACGGGTCGGAAGGGCCTGCTGGAGGAGGCGGACGGAAGCACCTTGCTCCTGGACGAGGTGGGGGAGATGCCCCTGGACCTCCAGGCGAAGCTCCTACGGTTCCTGGAGGACGGCACCGTGCGCCGGGTGGGGAGTGCCCGGCCCCGGCGGGTGGACGTGCGGATCGTGGCCATGACGAACCGGGACCTCGAGGCCCGGGTCGCCGACGGGTCGTTCCGGGCCGACCTGTTCTACCGGCTCAACGTGGTCCCGATCCACGTGCCCCCCCTGCGGGAGCGGGCCGAGGACGTGGGCCCGCTGCTTCGGTTCTTCGTGCGGCGCACCTCGGTGACCATCGGCCGCCGGCCCCCCGAGGTGCACGACGACGTGGTCCGGGCCCTGCAGCGCTACCCCTGGCCCGGCAACGTGCGCGAGCTGCGAAACCTAGTGGAGCGGATCCTGCTCCTGGAGGACGTAGGGGACGAGCTGCTTCCGGCCCACCTGCCGGCCGAGTTTCGGGGCAGGGGCGGGCCCGAGGGCCCCCCGGCGGAGGCCCCGGACGAGCTCCCCGCCTTTTCCGAGGCCCACGACGCCCTCACCCGTCGGCTGCTCACCCGAGCCCTGGGGCAGGCGGAGGGAAACATCACCCGGGCCTCCCAGCTGCTCAGGATCGATCGGGCCACGTTCCGGTACCATGCCCGCCGCCTGGGTGTGCCGTTGGCCCCGCGCGCCCCGGCGCGGGGAGATTCCCCGGGTGGGGAGATTTCCCCGGCCTGA
- the moaA gene encoding GTP 3',8-cyclase MoaA: MIDARPLTDRHQRRINYLRVSVTDRCNLRCRYCMPEEGVPSLGHGAILSYEEFLRVGRVAVALGIEKIRVTGGEPLVRKGIEDFLGRLARLGGLRDLALTTNGLLLAERVQALRDAGLRRVNVSLDTLRPDRFERITRRPGLDRVLAGIRAARDAGLRPVKVNVVAMRGVNHDEILDFAAFAREEGVQVRFIEFMPAGAAWEEARVVPAREILETLAAALGPLRTLPNGPAGGPSRVFELPGGGTVGVISPLSDHFCGTCNRLRLTADGRLRTCLFSRNEIDLRAVLRSGADDRELARVLREAVSAKPAGHGLSAAPDGPRDRPSMHRVGG, translated from the coding sequence ATGATCGACGCCCGCCCCCTCACCGACCGCCATCAGCGCCGCATCAACTACCTGCGCGTCTCGGTCACGGACCGGTGCAACCTGCGGTGCCGCTACTGTATGCCCGAGGAGGGGGTGCCGTCCCTGGGCCACGGCGCGATCCTGTCCTACGAGGAGTTCCTCCGGGTGGGGCGGGTGGCGGTGGCCCTGGGGATCGAGAAGATCCGGGTGACCGGGGGCGAACCCCTGGTGCGCAAGGGGATCGAAGATTTCCTCGGCCGTCTCGCCCGGCTCGGCGGGTTGCGGGACCTGGCCCTCACCACCAACGGTCTGCTCCTGGCCGAACGGGTCCAGGCCCTCCGGGACGCCGGGCTCCGGCGGGTCAATGTGAGCCTCGACACCCTCCGGCCCGACCGGTTCGAACGCATCACCCGCCGGCCGGGGCTCGACCGGGTCCTGGCGGGGATCCGCGCCGCCCGGGATGCGGGGCTTCGGCCGGTCAAGGTGAACGTGGTGGCCATGCGGGGGGTGAACCACGACGAGATCCTGGACTTCGCCGCCTTCGCCCGGGAGGAGGGCGTTCAGGTCCGGTTCATCGAGTTCATGCCGGCCGGCGCCGCCTGGGAGGAGGCCCGGGTGGTGCCCGCCCGGGAGATCCTGGAGACCCTGGCCGCCGCCCTGGGCCCCCTCCGGACCCTGCCCAACGGCCCGGCCGGGGGCCCGAGCCGGGTGTTCGAGCTGCCCGGCGGGGGCACGGTGGGGGTGATCAGCCCCCTGAGCGACCATTTCTGCGGCACCTGCAACCGGCTCCGGCTCACGGCCGACGGCCGGCTGCGCACCTGCCTGTTCTCCCGCAACGAGATCGACCTTCGGGCCGTGCTGCGCTCCGGGGCGGACGACCGGGAGCTGGCCCGGGTGCTGCGGGAGGCCGTGTCGGCCAAGCCCGCCGGCCACGGCCTGTCCGCGGCCCCCGACGGTCCCCGGGATCGGCCTTCGATGCACCGCGTGGGGGGCTGA
- a CDS encoding methyltetrahydrofolate--corrinoid methyltransferase — protein sequence MIVVGELINASRKQIAAAIEARDAAAIARVAREQREAGADYIDVNAGTFVGQEAELLRWLVATVQEAVDAPCCIDSPDPRAIEAALEVHRGTAMINSISWERSRFDALAPLLAGTDLKVVALCMGDEGMPETADQRLGIADRLVDGLLRNNVSAENVYVDPLVQPISTRSEFGAEFLRAVGEIMGRFDGVHTICGLSNVSYGLPERKLLNQTFAVMAVARGLDAVIVNPLDTRLMAQLVAAEALAGRDPFCMNYLKAYRAGRLEA from the coding sequence ATGATCGTCGTTGGAGAGCTCATCAACGCCAGCCGCAAGCAGATCGCCGCGGCCATCGAGGCCCGCGACGCGGCCGCCATCGCCCGGGTGGCCCGCGAGCAGCGGGAGGCCGGTGCCGACTACATCGACGTGAACGCCGGAACGTTCGTGGGCCAGGAGGCCGAGCTCCTGCGGTGGCTGGTCGCCACGGTGCAGGAGGCCGTGGATGCGCCCTGCTGCATCGACAGCCCCGATCCCAGGGCGATCGAGGCGGCCCTGGAGGTGCATCGGGGCACGGCCATGATCAACTCGATCAGCTGGGAAAGGAGCCGGTTCGACGCCCTGGCGCCGCTCCTGGCCGGCACGGACCTCAAGGTGGTGGCCCTGTGCATGGGCGACGAGGGCATGCCCGAGACCGCCGACCAGCGCTTGGGCATCGCGGACCGGCTGGTCGACGGGCTGTTGCGCAACAACGTGTCGGCCGAGAACGTCTATGTCGACCCCTTGGTCCAGCCGATCTCCACCCGCTCGGAGTTCGGGGCGGAGTTCCTGCGGGCCGTGGGGGAGATCATGGGCCGGTTCGACGGCGTGCACACCATCTGCGGGCTTTCCAACGTGTCCTACGGGTTGCCCGAGCGGAAGCTGTTGAACCAGACTTTCGCGGTGATGGCCGTGGCCCGCGGCCTCGACGCCGTGATCGTGAACCCGTTGGACACCCGGCTCATGGCCCAGCTGGTGGCGGCCGAGGCCCTGGCCGGCAGGGACCCGTTCTGCATGAACTACCTCAAGGCCTACCGGGCCGGCCGTCTAGAGGCCTGA
- a CDS encoding NAD-dependent succinate-semialdehyde dehydrogenase, with protein sequence MLYIDGTWRKTGANGTFPVHDPATGEAIGEAADAGRREAGEAVAAALRAFEGWSARTAYERSAYLYRAYRIMKERSEDLARLMTREQGKPIRAARNEVRYAADFLLWFAEEAKRNYGETIPAPRADQRFLVLRQPVGVVGAITPWNYPVSMITRKVAPALAAGCTVVVKPAEQTPLCAVEVFRVLEEAGVPPGVANLVTARDPEPVAAEFLENPAVAKLTFTGSTEVGKLLARAAADRIQRVSLELGGHAPFIVFDDADPNHAAKGAALVKFLNTGQACICPNRIFVQRTVAEPFLETLVQRVSRLRAGCGLEEGVSIGPLVDRAALEKVDRQVRDAVARGARVVCGGRRLTDDGLDRGWFYAPTVLTGVTPDMLIYREETFGPVAPVLVFDDEEQVVEMANDTTYGLAAYVYTRDLSRALRTVERLRFGIVGVNDINPTAAAAPFGGWKESGLGREGGREGLLEYLETKLVGFSI encoded by the coding sequence ATGCTGTACATCGACGGCACGTGGCGCAAGACCGGGGCGAACGGCACCTTCCCGGTGCACGATCCCGCCACCGGCGAGGCGATCGGCGAGGCCGCGGACGCGGGCCGCCGCGAGGCGGGCGAGGCGGTGGCCGCGGCCCTTCGGGCGTTCGAGGGGTGGTCGGCCCGCACGGCCTACGAGCGCTCCGCATACCTCTACCGGGCGTACCGGATCATGAAGGAGCGGTCCGAGGACCTGGCCCGCCTCATGACCCGGGAGCAGGGCAAACCGATCCGGGCGGCCCGAAACGAGGTGCGGTACGCGGCCGACTTCCTCCTGTGGTTCGCGGAGGAGGCGAAGCGCAACTACGGCGAGACCATCCCCGCTCCGCGGGCCGACCAGCGGTTCCTGGTGCTTCGGCAGCCCGTGGGCGTGGTGGGGGCGATCACGCCGTGGAACTACCCCGTGTCCATGATCACCCGGAAGGTGGCGCCGGCCCTTGCCGCGGGGTGCACGGTGGTGGTGAAGCCCGCCGAGCAGACCCCTCTGTGCGCCGTGGAGGTGTTTCGGGTTCTGGAGGAGGCCGGGGTGCCGCCGGGCGTGGCGAACCTGGTGACGGCCCGGGACCCCGAGCCCGTGGCGGCCGAGTTCCTGGAGAACCCGGCGGTGGCCAAGCTCACGTTCACGGGCAGCACCGAGGTGGGCAAGCTGCTGGCCCGTGCGGCCGCCGACCGGATCCAGCGGGTGTCCCTCGAGCTGGGGGGGCACGCGCCGTTCATCGTGTTCGACGACGCGGACCCGAACCACGCGGCCAAGGGCGCGGCCCTGGTGAAGTTCCTCAACACCGGCCAGGCGTGCATCTGTCCGAACCGGATCTTCGTCCAGCGCACCGTGGCCGAGCCGTTCCTGGAGACCCTGGTGCAGCGGGTGAGCCGGCTGCGCGCCGGGTGCGGGCTGGAGGAGGGGGTGAGCATCGGGCCCCTGGTGGACCGCGCCGCCCTGGAGAAGGTGGACCGGCAGGTGCGGGACGCCGTGGCCCGGGGGGCCCGGGTGGTGTGCGGGGGCCGGCGGTTGACCGACGATGGGCTGGACCGGGGATGGTTCTACGCGCCCACGGTGCTCACGGGGGTGACCCCGGACATGTTGATCTACCGGGAGGAGACGTTCGGACCCGTCGCCCCGGTGTTGGTGTTCGACGACGAGGAGCAGGTGGTCGAGATGGCCAACGACACCACCTACGGCCTGGCGGCCTACGTGTACACCCGGGACCTCTCCAGGGCCCTGCGGACGGTCGAGCGGCTGAGGTTCGGGATCGTGGGCGTCAACGACATCAACCCCACCGCTGCCGCAGCCCCGTTCGGGGGGTGGAAGGAGAGCGGCCTGGGCCGGGAGGGCGGCCGGGAGGGGCTCCTCGAGTACCTGGAGACCAAGCTGGTGGGGTTCTCGATCTGA